In Bacillota bacterium, one DNA window encodes the following:
- the rpe gene encoding ribulose-phosphate 3-epimerase, translated as MIKIAPSILSADFGRLAEEIRKVEQAGADYLHIDVMDGHFVPNISIGPPVVASLRPRSSLVFDVHLMIEAPERYVAAFSESGADILTVHCEAVRHLDRTLRLIREHGMRAGVALNPATPPVMVEYVLPLVDQVLVMTVNPGYGGQKFLPGVVPKIAVLRRMIEQQELEVDLEVDGGIDPDTAPVVVRAGANVLVAGSAVYGAPNAAAVVQRLKAAGNRK; from the coding sequence GTGATCAAGATCGCGCCCTCCATCCTGTCGGCCGATTTCGGCCGGCTGGCAGAGGAGATCCGCAAGGTGGAGCAGGCGGGGGCCGACTATCTGCACATCGACGTGATGGACGGGCACTTTGTGCCGAACATCAGTATCGGGCCGCCGGTGGTGGCTTCGCTGCGCCCGCGAAGCAGCCTGGTTTTCGATGTGCACCTGATGATCGAAGCTCCGGAGCGTTACGTGGCGGCGTTTTCAGAGTCCGGGGCCGACATCCTGACCGTGCACTGCGAGGCCGTCCGGCATCTGGATCGTACCCTACGCCTGATCCGGGAGCACGGGATGCGTGCCGGAGTGGCCTTGAACCCGGCCACCCCCCCGGTAATGGTTGAGTACGTCCTTCCGTTGGTGGACCAGGTGCTGGTCATGACGGTGAATCCGGGTTACGGGGGCCAGAAGTTCCTGCCCGGGGTTGTGCCCAAGATTGCCGTCCTGAGGCGGATGATCGAGCAACAGGAACTGGAGGTCGACCTGGAAGTGGACGGAGGGATCGACCCGGATACAGCGCCGGTGGTCGTGCGGGCCGGAGCAAACGTACTGGTGGCGGGATCGGCGGTTTACGGGGCTCCGAACGCGGCGGCGGTGGTGCAGCGGCTGAAAGCCGCCGGAAATCGCAAGTGA
- the nrfD gene encoding NrfD/PsrC family molybdoenzyme membrane anchor subunit, producing MYDERYTNRFGFRLTPLRWAMLAFLVFFAAVAGYRFAFGLGPVTALNDEWTWGLWKYLVFPAVAIAGCGYGTVFLAHILHIKAFRPVVRVAMVVSLLGYTVAMTGLLFDITVYYNFWRPFVYWGYTSILFEVLWCMTLYWTIQILEFGHIAFERIDAPRLYNLLDKAMPLLICVGIMLPSLHQASLGGLFIATVNLYPTWWSTWVPWFFLISSLYVGPAVVAFSCWALARIYGKDFGDYMPSLSKLTLVGAYLMIFYLVLKVWDLTARGAWEYAFNGTLQANMYLLEMVPFFLVPLAMFLIPSIRNSVGGLITASILSSVGVILNRTNVIFTGMAQNYQMPYAPTWMEWVGFIGLLVGAVLVILFFVENFRVLEGDPEHHHGHEPAKAPASVHA from the coding sequence GTGTACGACGAAAGGTATACGAACCGGTTTGGTTTCCGGCTGACCCCGCTGCGCTGGGCCATGCTGGCCTTTCTCGTCTTCTTCGCGGCGGTCGCCGGCTACCGGTTTGCTTTCGGCCTGGGACCGGTAACCGCCCTGAACGACGAGTGGACCTGGGGCCTGTGGAAGTACCTGGTGTTCCCCGCGGTCGCGATCGCCGGCTGCGGGTACGGCACCGTTTTTCTGGCGCACATCCTGCACATCAAGGCGTTCCGGCCGGTGGTCCGGGTGGCGATGGTCGTGTCACTTCTGGGCTACACCGTCGCGATGACCGGACTTTTGTTTGACATCACTGTTTACTACAACTTCTGGCGTCCGTTCGTGTATTGGGGCTACACCTCGATCCTGTTTGAAGTGCTTTGGTGTATGACCCTGTACTGGACCATCCAGATCCTGGAGTTCGGGCACATCGCTTTCGAGCGGATTGACGCGCCCCGGCTCTACAACCTCCTGGACAAGGCGATGCCGCTTTTGATCTGCGTGGGCATCATGCTGCCGTCGCTGCACCAGGCCTCCCTGGGCGGGCTTTTCATCGCCACCGTCAACCTGTATCCCACTTGGTGGTCGACGTGGGTGCCGTGGTTCTTCCTGATTTCATCCCTATACGTCGGTCCGGCGGTGGTGGCCTTCTCCTGCTGGGCGCTGGCCCGGATCTACGGCAAGGACTTTGGCGACTACATGCCGTCCTTGAGCAAACTGACCCTGGTGGGGGCCTACCTGATGATCTTCTACCTGGTTCTCAAGGTTTGGGATCTGACGGCGCGCGGGGCCTGGGAATACGCGTTCAACGGCACGCTGCAGGCGAACATGTACCTTTTGGAGATGGTGCCGTTCTTCCTGGTGCCGCTGGCGATGTTCCTGATCCCGTCCATCCGGAACTCGGTCGGCGGGCTCATCACCGCTTCGATCTTAAGTTCGGTCGGGGTGATCTTAAACCGGACCAACGTGATCTTCACCGGGATGGCGCAGAACTACCAGATGCCCTACGCCCCGACCTGGATGGAGTGGGTGGGCTTTATCGGCCTGCTGGTCGGTGCGGTTCTGGTGATCCTCTTCTTCGTGGAGAACTTCCGCGTATTGGAAGGGGACCCCGAACATCATCACGGACACGAACCCGCGAAGGCGCCGGCAAGCGTGCATGCCTAA
- a CDS encoding formate dehydrogenase accessory protein FdhE translates to MSEKEVPFVEPHLLDLYRELRNVTVPAEKLQTGPVAPEIMENWESGIPMLYGHPPQIEVESFFEVLAEISGILKQYHPDRSEDVDRILAALPAEAEARSKAVAGVLRRDGEWLSDFVSEQDLPEEMVGFMVSLTLRPFLRHFSAQLRESLGLESWRKRFCPVCGGHANFSRLSRENGARTLYCSLCETEWPFARIACAFCNEKDQKKFRFFTVDETERYRVNVCESCKGYIKTIDEGKTPIDEKIELFWEDVKTVHLDLLAMREGYENKIAEIPVYGEEVKN, encoded by the coding sequence GTGTCCGAAAAGGAAGTCCCGTTTGTCGAACCGCACCTGCTGGACCTTTATCGCGAGCTGCGCAACGTGACGGTGCCCGCGGAGAAGCTGCAAACCGGTCCGGTAGCGCCTGAAATAATGGAAAACTGGGAGTCCGGCATCCCGATGCTCTACGGCCACCCCCCGCAGATCGAAGTGGAAAGCTTCTTTGAAGTGCTTGCAGAAATAAGCGGCATTCTCAAACAGTATCATCCCGACCGCTCAGAGGACGTGGACCGGATTCTGGCGGCCCTGCCGGCCGAGGCGGAGGCTCGGAGCAAGGCCGTGGCCGGGGTGCTGCGGCGGGACGGTGAATGGCTGAGCGATTTCGTCTCCGAGCAAGACCTCCCCGAGGAGATGGTGGGCTTCATGGTCAGCCTGACCCTGCGACCGTTTTTGCGGCATTTCTCGGCCCAGCTCCGGGAGTCGTTGGGCCTGGAATCATGGCGGAAGAGGTTTTGCCCGGTCTGCGGCGGGCACGCCAATTTCTCCCGCCTGTCAAGGGAGAACGGGGCGCGCACGCTTTACTGTTCGCTTTGCGAGACCGAGTGGCCCTTTGCCCGCATCGCGTGCGCCTTCTGTAACGAGAAGGACCAGAAGAAATTCCGGTTCTTCACGGTGGACGAGACGGAGCGGTACCGGGTGAACGTGTGCGAATCGTGCAAGGGTTACATCAAGACCATTGACGAAGGCAAGACGCCCATTGACGAAAAGATCGAGCTGTTCTGGGAGGATGTGAAGACCGTGCACCTCGACCTTTTGGCCATGCGGGAGGGGTACGAGAACAAGATCGCCGAGATTCCGGTCTACGGTGAAGAAGTGAAGAACTAG
- a CDS encoding 4Fe-4S dicluster domain-containing protein: MGSYGVLVDITKCIGCRACQVACKNWNDLPATKTEFQADGSNPPVLDAYNVTRVGFHTLEINGEYRQRFAKVQCNHCLEPLCAEVCFVHAYAVRPEGPVVYFNPEICVGCRYCQLACPFLNISMKWDETWSRVRKCSFCYDRLANGMLPSCVTTCPPGALKFGKREELLAEAKDRIAKNSDKYVNHIFGEKEVGGTSWMYISDVPFEELGFNTDVMQKSPTQYTWKYVSKAPILAVGLPIFFAALYVYTKRRAENEDGH; encoded by the coding sequence GTGGGTTCATATGGAGTGTTAGTCGACATCACGAAATGCATCGGGTGTCGTGCCTGCCAGGTGGCGTGCAAGAACTGGAACGACCTGCCCGCCACCAAGACCGAGTTCCAGGCCGACGGCTCGAACCCGCCCGTGCTGGATGCGTATAACGTCACGCGGGTCGGGTTCCACACCTTGGAGATCAACGGCGAGTACAGGCAGCGGTTCGCCAAGGTCCAGTGCAACCACTGCCTGGAGCCGCTCTGCGCCGAGGTCTGTTTCGTCCACGCGTACGCGGTGCGGCCGGAGGGCCCGGTGGTCTACTTCAACCCGGAGATCTGCGTGGGCTGCCGTTACTGCCAACTGGCGTGCCCGTTCCTGAACATTTCCATGAAGTGGGACGAGACTTGGTCCCGGGTCAGGAAGTGCAGCTTCTGTTACGACCGGCTGGCGAACGGCATGCTGCCGTCCTGCGTCACCACCTGCCCGCCCGGCGCCCTGAAGTTCGGGAAGCGGGAGGAACTGCTGGCGGAAGCGAAGGACCGGATCGCGAAGAACTCGGACAAGTACGTCAACCACATCTTCGGTGAAAAAGAAGTGGGCGGCACTTCCTGGATGTACATCTCGGACGTCCCCTTCGAGGAACTGGGGTTCAACACCGACGTCATGCAGAAGAGCCCCACGCAGTACACCTGGAAGTACGTTTCCAAAGCGCCCATCCTCGCGGTGGGCCTGCCGATCTTCTTTGCGGCGCTGTACGTGTATACCAAACGGCGCGCTGAGAACGAAGACGGGCACTAG
- the rsgA gene encoding ribosome small subunit-dependent GTPase A: protein MPEGLAIKVYGGFCFVWFEGKAGKCTLRGKLRTKGRVLAGDEVVFKDLAGGRGVVEDVKPRRSELVRPPVANADQALVVTSFQDPSPALNLLDRILVHCEAAGIRAVICVNKLDLADPGAEGEAWIQTYRGAGYPTLLTSAVTGEGVLAVREVLTGRITVLAGPSGSGKSSLINAVQPGLNLPTGEISAKLQRGRHVTRHVELLVLDGGGWVADAPGFSVLRLEGIDRMELAGLFPEFAEHAGGCRFTDCIHYREPDCAVRRAVAGGSVARFRYAHYLGFLREILVREGKNKP, encoded by the coding sequence ATGCCGGAGGGTTTGGCAATCAAAGTCTATGGGGGTTTCTGTTTCGTCTGGTTTGAAGGGAAGGCCGGGAAGTGTACCTTGCGCGGTAAGTTGCGCACCAAAGGGCGGGTGCTGGCCGGCGACGAAGTCGTGTTCAAGGATCTTGCCGGGGGACGCGGGGTGGTAGAGGATGTGAAACCGCGCCGCTCGGAGTTGGTTCGCCCCCCGGTGGCCAACGCCGACCAGGCCCTGGTGGTCACCTCTTTTCAGGACCCGTCCCCGGCGCTCAATCTTCTGGACCGGATTCTGGTGCACTGCGAGGCTGCCGGAATCCGGGCCGTTATTTGTGTCAACAAGTTGGACCTGGCGGATCCGGGGGCCGAGGGCGAGGCTTGGATCCAGACCTACCGCGGCGCCGGCTACCCCACACTGTTGACCAGCGCGGTCACCGGCGAGGGGGTTCTTGCCGTCCGGGAGGTGCTGACCGGGCGAATTACGGTGCTGGCCGGTCCGTCAGGCTCGGGGAAGTCAAGTCTCATTAACGCGGTGCAGCCCGGCCTGAACCTCCCTACGGGGGAAATCAGCGCCAAACTTCAACGAGGCCGCCACGTGACCCGTCACGTCGAACTGCTCGTGCTGGACGGGGGAGGATGGGTGGCCGACGCCCCCGGTTTTTCAGTATTGAGGCTGGAAGGGATTGACCGGATGGAACTGGCCGGACTGTTTCCCGAATTCGCTGAGCATGCCGGCGGTTGCCGGTTTACCGATTGTATCCACTACCGGGAACCGGATTGTGCCGTGCGCCGGGCGGTGGCCGGCGGGTCGGTGGCGCGGTTCCGGTACGCTCACTACCTGGGGTTTTTGCGTGAGATTCTGGTGCGGGAGGGGAAGAACAAGCCGTGA
- a CDS encoding redox-sensing transcriptional repressor Rex has product MKALRIPEATVTRLSIYSRFLERMEQRGVTTVSSSEIAKGVGVSPAQVRKDLAYFGEFGTRGVGYNVKDLIHYILKILGLTRPWNVILVGAGNLGTALCTYRGFIDRGFNIVGVFDNDLTKIGKRIHDLEVLPLERMAEVIEQQDVKLAIIAVPLGSVQDIADQLVGYGLKALLTFGPVAVDVPGDVVVRNVDLAVKLEILTFNLVFKELHSII; this is encoded by the coding sequence TTGAAAGCACTAAGAATTCCCGAAGCTACGGTGACACGGTTGTCCATCTATTCCCGGTTTCTCGAACGCATGGAACAGCGGGGAGTCACCACGGTATCGTCCAGCGAGATCGCCAAGGGTGTGGGTGTAAGCCCGGCACAGGTGCGCAAGGACCTGGCCTATTTTGGGGAGTTCGGCACCCGGGGCGTCGGCTACAACGTGAAGGACCTCATTCATTACATCCTGAAAATTCTTGGACTCACCCGCCCTTGGAACGTAATCTTGGTGGGCGCCGGTAATCTAGGCACGGCTTTGTGCACCTACCGGGGCTTCATCGACCGTGGTTTCAATATCGTCGGGGTTTTTGACAACGACTTGACCAAAATCGGCAAGCGGATTCACGACCTCGAAGTTCTCCCGCTCGAGCGGATGGCCGAGGTCATCGAGCAGCAGGACGTCAAACTCGCGATCATCGCCGTTCCCCTGGGCTCAGTTCAGGATATCGCCGACCAGTTGGTGGGGTACGGCCTGAAGGCGCTTCTGACATTTGGTCCGGTGGCGGTGGATGTTCCGGGCGACGTTGTGGTCCGGAACGTGGACCTGGCGGTGAAGCTGGAAATCCTTACCTTTAACCTGGTGTTCAAGGAACTGCATTCCATCATCTGA
- a CDS encoding PASTA domain-containing protein: MIGKVLGNRYQITEILGVGGMAEVFKAYDSLLQRPVTVKVLRSEFNTDEEFVARFHREGQAVASLSHPNIVNVYDVGREGDRHYLVMEYVDGEDLKTVIKREGPLAPHRVVAIARQVCDALEHAHYQKIIHRDVKPHNILITRDGQAKLADFGIARESNAATLVQTKSLVGSVHYISPEQARGDTADAQSDIYALGVVLFEMLTGSVPFNGGNPVSVALKHIQDEVPPLKERNPAVNPEFDRIVRRAMSKFPVDRYASAREMARELKSIKTGVGEEGELTDSSTQVYEPVRVPRRRLGNWTLAGIIVAVIGLTIGGFFGLRAYLHVPEVTVPGVEGELLADAQRELKRVGLRASVSEEYSSEEPGVVISQDVKQGSRVKRQRVIFLTVSRGPEMIRVPDVRGRTRDEAASVLEAAGFLVGEKEVIDELSPAGTVIQTEPGPNAAHPKGGEIRLVISKAPGPQLIIVPDLIGEEEGAARARIVAAGLLAAPNVQERQSHEHPAGRVIAQEPRGGAEVEELSEVRLTVSKGPGPEGRSVVVYASMPNDGRTHLFRIVVTDLQGQREAYSGEHESGERVSRPVGYYGPARIQSYIDGELVRDQTFD, translated from the coding sequence ATGATCGGCAAAGTCCTGGGAAACCGCTACCAAATAACCGAGATTTTGGGCGTCGGCGGCATGGCCGAAGTGTTCAAGGCCTATGATTCCCTGCTGCAACGCCCGGTAACGGTGAAGGTGCTCCGGTCCGAGTTCAACACCGATGAAGAGTTTGTGGCCCGCTTCCACCGGGAGGGCCAAGCGGTGGCCAGCCTGTCCCACCCCAATATCGTTAACGTCTACGACGTCGGCCGCGAGGGTGACCGGCATTACCTGGTCATGGAGTACGTGGACGGGGAAGACCTGAAGACGGTCATCAAGCGGGAAGGGCCACTGGCGCCGCACCGGGTCGTCGCCATTGCCCGCCAGGTGTGCGACGCCCTGGAGCACGCCCACTACCAGAAGATCATTCACCGGGACGTTAAGCCCCACAATATCCTGATCACCAGGGACGGACAGGCCAAACTCGCCGACTTCGGGATCGCCCGGGAGAGCAACGCGGCCACCCTGGTGCAGACGAAAAGCCTCGTGGGTTCGGTGCACTACATTTCCCCGGAGCAAGCCCGGGGCGATACGGCCGATGCGCAGTCCGACATATATGCTCTGGGGGTTGTGCTGTTCGAGATGCTCACCGGGTCCGTCCCTTTCAACGGCGGCAACCCGGTGTCCGTGGCTTTGAAGCACATTCAGGACGAAGTCCCGCCCCTGAAGGAACGTAATCCGGCCGTGAACCCGGAGTTTGACCGGATCGTCCGGCGGGCCATGTCAAAGTTCCCAGTCGACCGCTACGCTTCAGCCCGGGAAATGGCCCGGGAATTGAAGTCCATCAAGACCGGCGTCGGCGAAGAAGGAGAGTTGACCGACTCGTCGACCCAGGTCTACGAACCGGTGCGGGTGCCCCGGAGGCGGCTGGGCAACTGGACGTTGGCCGGTATTATCGTCGCTGTGATTGGGCTGACTATCGGCGGGTTCTTCGGCTTGCGCGCCTATTTGCACGTGCCCGAGGTGACGGTGCCCGGCGTGGAGGGTGAACTCCTGGCCGACGCCCAGCGCGAACTGAAGCGGGTGGGCTTGAGGGCCTCGGTGTCGGAGGAGTACAGCTCGGAAGAACCGGGTGTGGTCATCAGTCAGGATGTGAAGCAGGGGAGCCGGGTGAAACGGCAACGGGTGATCTTTTTGACCGTAAGCCGGGGGCCGGAGATGATTCGCGTACCGGATGTAAGGGGCCGGACCCGGGACGAGGCCGCCTCAGTCCTGGAGGCCGCCGGCTTTTTGGTCGGGGAGAAAGAAGTCATCGACGAACTATCTCCTGCGGGTACGGTGATTCAGACGGAACCCGGACCGAACGCGGCCCATCCAAAGGGGGGCGAGATCAGGCTGGTAATCAGCAAGGCGCCGGGTCCCCAGTTGATTATCGTCCCCGACCTGATCGGGGAGGAAGAGGGCGCGGCGCGGGCGAGAATCGTCGCGGCCGGTTTGCTTGCGGCACCTAACGTGCAGGAGAGGCAAAGCCACGAGCACCCTGCGGGACGGGTGATTGCCCAGGAACCTCGGGGCGGCGCGGAGGTTGAGGAACTTAGCGAAGTCAGACTCACGGTGAGCAAGGGACCCGGCCCTGAAGGGCGGTCCGTGGTGGTTTACGCTTCGATGCCCAATGACGGCCGGACCCACCTCTTTCGGATCGTGGTCACCGACCTTCAGGGGCAGCGTGAGGCCTATTCAGGCGAGCATGAGTCCGGGGAGCGGGTGTCCCGGCCCGTGGGGTACTACGGGCCGGCCCGCATTCAATCTTACATCGACGGCGAGCTAGTGCGGGACCAGACTTTTGACTAG
- a CDS encoding desulfoferrodoxin FeS4 iron-binding domain-containing protein, whose protein sequence is MGETYQCRVCTNVVVVKQEGQGTLVCCGKPMTKTE, encoded by the coding sequence ATAGGCGAAACATACCAATGCCGGGTGTGCACGAACGTTGTCGTGGTTAAGCAGGAAGGCCAGGGCACGCTGGTGTGCTGCGGAAAACCGATGACCAAGACGGAGTAA
- the fdnG gene encoding formate dehydrogenase-N subunit alpha — MKKLSRRAFLKSVGLGAAGLTALDVIGGGKSAQAATLLLKSRTDMPEFKLQYAEETYTICGWCSGGCGAIIYTRDGKVIDSIGDPDHPINEGGMCPKGRALSDLRHVVGQSERRHSMWPNPRIDNPRRLTKPLYRAPYSTEWQEISWDDAITEIVKRVKATRDATFETTDANGVTVNRTQAIAQLGSATINCEENYLMQKWARVLGLINICHHARLUHSVTVAGLANTFGRGVMTNHWTDYQFADAWLVIGGNPAENHPIAFKWITKARETRGAKLIVVDPRVSKTASLADIYAPFRPGTDIPFFNGFMKYILDNNLYHEEYVVNYTNASYIINPDFKLEDGVFSGLLEGGKYDKATWSYTDEKDVTLQHPNCVFQLLKKHVARYDLKTVSRICGTPQDKLVEVWKAFAETGKPGKAGSILYAMGMTQHTVGTQNVRALAMIQLLLGNMGMPGGGVNAQRGEANVQGSTDQGMLFHITTGYNPMPSAAAHPTWADYVEKATPKAGYWTNRPKFVAAMFKAWYGGAATEENDYRFDWMPKLATGDHSHMAIFRDIALGKIKGLFAWGQNAVVCGPSQIQARAGMAKLEWLVAMDLFETETAAFWKAPDLDAAKIGTEVFLLPAAGPFEKEGTVTNSGRWIQWRYKAVDPPGEAKPDLWIADRLFKTLRAEYKTKGGAFPDAILNMVWDYGDPPDPNKVAMEMNGTNLETGELLPNFAAIANSDLGAVSCGNWIYSGFYNNVNDPACKRRNKEDKSGLAMYHNWAWAWPLNRRIVYNRCSCDPAGRPWDPTRAPVEWDGAQWVLRDVPDFNAKVPPEETAAKPFIMLADGQGLLFSIPCADGPFPEHYEPIESPVKNLVSKQQTNPCLKTYGGEFQKFAEVGSTEFPYVCTTLRLVEHYQSGGLTRNLPFLVELQPEMHVMISKSLGEKLGIESYDWVKVSTVRGAIECKVGVTPLVKPLEVDGKPVEIIYMPWHWGFIGLSSGAIANDLTPAAGDPNTMIPEYKAFLVNIEKVRAGVPPAPRTRARAIYDL; from the coding sequence ATGAAGAAGCTTAGCAGGCGGGCTTTCCTGAAATCCGTCGGTCTCGGCGCGGCGGGCCTAACGGCGCTGGATGTGATCGGCGGCGGAAAATCTGCCCAAGCGGCGACGCTGCTTCTCAAGTCGCGCACGGACATGCCGGAGTTCAAGCTCCAGTACGCCGAAGAAACCTACACCATCTGCGGCTGGTGCTCCGGCGGATGCGGCGCGATCATCTACACCAGGGACGGAAAGGTAATCGACAGTATCGGCGACCCCGACCACCCGATCAACGAGGGCGGGATGTGCCCCAAGGGACGCGCCCTCTCCGACCTCCGGCACGTCGTCGGCCAATCCGAACGCCGGCACTCCATGTGGCCCAATCCCCGCATCGACAACCCGCGGCGCCTGACCAAGCCCCTTTACCGTGCGCCCTACAGCACCGAGTGGCAGGAAATCAGCTGGGACGACGCCATCACGGAGATCGTGAAGCGGGTCAAGGCGACGCGGGACGCCACTTTCGAGACCACCGACGCCAACGGCGTAACGGTGAACCGCACCCAGGCCATCGCCCAACTGGGCAGCGCCACCATCAACTGTGAGGAAAACTACCTGATGCAGAAGTGGGCGCGGGTCCTGGGGCTGATCAACATCTGTCACCACGCCCGTCTCTGACACTCAGTCACCGTGGCCGGTCTGGCCAATACCTTCGGCAGAGGCGTGATGACCAACCACTGGACCGACTACCAGTTCGCGGACGCCTGGCTGGTAATCGGCGGCAACCCCGCGGAGAACCACCCCATCGCCTTCAAGTGGATCACCAAGGCCCGGGAAACCCGGGGCGCCAAGCTGATCGTCGTCGACCCGCGCGTCTCCAAGACCGCGTCGCTGGCCGACATCTACGCGCCCTTCAGGCCCGGCACCGACATTCCGTTCTTCAACGGTTTCATGAAGTACATCCTGGACAACAACCTCTACCACGAGGAGTACGTGGTCAACTACACCAACGCGTCGTACATCATCAACCCCGACTTTAAATTGGAAGACGGTGTTTTTTCCGGTTTGTTGGAGGGTGGAAAGTACGACAAGGCCACCTGGTCTTATACCGACGAGAAGGATGTTACCTTGCAGCATCCGAACTGCGTGTTCCAACTGCTCAAAAAGCACGTTGCCCGTTACGACCTGAAAACGGTGTCCCGCATCTGCGGCACGCCCCAAGACAAGCTGGTGGAGGTCTGGAAGGCCTTCGCCGAAACCGGCAAGCCCGGGAAGGCCGGCAGTATCCTGTACGCCATGGGTATGACCCAACACACCGTGGGTACGCAAAACGTGCGCGCCCTCGCCATGATCCAGCTCCTGCTCGGCAACATGGGCATGCCCGGCGGCGGCGTGAACGCGCAGCGCGGCGAGGCCAACGTGCAGGGCTCCACCGACCAGGGCATGCTGTTCCACATCACCACGGGTTACAATCCCATGCCCAGCGCGGCGGCGCACCCCACGTGGGCCGACTATGTGGAGAAGGCCACGCCGAAAGCCGGCTACTGGACCAACCGGCCCAAGTTCGTGGCCGCCATGTTCAAAGCCTGGTACGGCGGCGCGGCCACCGAGGAGAACGACTACCGCTTCGACTGGATGCCCAAGCTGGCCACCGGCGACCACTCGCACATGGCCATCTTCCGCGACATCGCCCTCGGGAAGATCAAGGGCCTGTTCGCCTGGGGCCAGAACGCCGTGGTCTGCGGTCCGTCGCAGATTCAGGCGCGCGCCGGCATGGCCAAACTGGAGTGGCTGGTGGCCATGGACCTGTTTGAGACCGAGACGGCCGCCTTCTGGAAGGCCCCGGACCTCGACGCGGCCAAGATCGGCACCGAGGTGTTCCTGCTGCCGGCGGCCGGCCCGTTCGAGAAGGAAGGCACGGTGACCAACAGCGGCCGCTGGATCCAGTGGCGCTACAAGGCGGTCGATCCGCCCGGGGAGGCGAAGCCCGACCTGTGGATCGCCGACCGGCTGTTCAAGACCCTCCGCGCGGAATACAAAACCAAGGGCGGCGCGTTCCCGGATGCGATCCTGAACATGGTCTGGGACTACGGCGACCCGCCGGACCCGAACAAGGTCGCCATGGAAATGAACGGCACGAACCTCGAGACCGGTGAGCTCTTGCCGAACTTCGCCGCGATCGCGAATTCGGACCTGGGCGCCGTTTCATGCGGAAACTGGATTTACAGCGGTTTTTACAACAACGTGAACGACCCGGCCTGCAAGCGGCGCAACAAAGAGGACAAGAGCGGGCTGGCCATGTACCACAACTGGGCCTGGGCCTGGCCGCTCAACCGCCGCATCGTGTACAACCGGTGTTCCTGCGACCCGGCCGGCCGGCCCTGGGATCCCACCCGGGCCCCCGTGGAGTGGGATGGCGCCCAGTGGGTCTTGAGGGATGTACCGGACTTTAACGCCAAGGTTCCGCCCGAGGAAACGGCCGCTAAGCCCTTCATTATGCTGGCGGACGGCCAGGGGCTTCTGTTCTCCATCCCGTGTGCCGACGGCCCGTTCCCCGAACACTACGAGCCGATCGAGAGCCCGGTTAAAAACCTCGTTTCCAAGCAGCAGACCAACCCGTGCCTCAAGACCTACGGCGGCGAATTCCAGAAGTTCGCGGAAGTGGGCAGCACCGAGTTCCCGTACGTGTGCACCACGCTCCGGCTGGTCGAGCACTACCAGAGCGGCGGCCTGACCCGGAACCTGCCCTTCCTGGTGGAACTGCAGCCCGAGATGCACGTGATGATCTCGAAGAGCCTGGGCGAGAAGCTGGGCATCGAGAGCTACGACTGGGTCAAGGTCAGCACCGTCCGGGGCGCCATCGAGTGCAAGGTGGGTGTCACCCCGCTGGTGAAGCCGCTGGAGGTCGACGGCAAGCCGGTGGAGATCATCTACATGCCGTGGCACTGGGGCTTCATTGGCCTGTCCTCCGGTGCGATCGCCAACGATCTGACGCCGGCGGCCGGCGATCCCAACACGATGATTCCGGAGTACAAGGCTTTTCTGGTTAACATCGAAAAGGTCAGGGCGGGTGTGCCTCCGGCGCCGCGGACCCGGGCCCGGGCCATCTACGACCTGTAG